A single Candidatus Thalassolituus haligoni DNA region contains:
- a CDS encoding DUF2062 domain-containing protein, producing the protein MPKKFFKRIFPTPEQVQANKSLQFLSPLFAKTNLWHLNRRSVARAFLVGLFAAFLPLPFQMGIAALIAFYANANVPISVGLVWISNPVTIPPLFYATYLLGTWMLSTPTREFHIELSLNWVLTELAQVWEPLVVGSLTTGIVLGVIGYFIVDWSWRKHVWDNWKKRAARVPKAVKEAVTGHHDTATPPASNTHNSVTDTNEEIDNKP; encoded by the coding sequence ATGCCAAAGAAATTTTTCAAGCGTATTTTCCCGACACCGGAACAGGTTCAGGCCAACAAGTCCCTGCAGTTCCTGTCACCGTTATTTGCCAAGACCAACCTGTGGCACCTGAATCGTCGCTCCGTCGCCAGAGCGTTTTTGGTTGGGCTATTTGCGGCATTCCTGCCGTTGCCATTTCAAATGGGTATAGCCGCACTGATCGCATTTTACGCCAACGCCAACGTCCCGATCTCGGTTGGCTTGGTCTGGATCAGTAACCCGGTGACCATTCCACCGCTGTTTTACGCCACCTACTTGCTCGGAACCTGGATGCTCAGCACCCCGACGCGAGAATTTCATATCGAATTGTCGTTAAACTGGGTACTGACCGAACTCGCCCAGGTCTGGGAGCCATTGGTGGTCGGTTCACTCACGACCGGTATTGTACTGGGAGTTATCGGCTATTTTATTGTCGATTGGAGCTGGCGCAAGCACGTCTGGGACAACTGGAAAAAACGCGCGGCCCGAGTCCCGAAAGCCGTCAAGGAAGCGGTGACAGGTCATCACGACACTGCCACCCCTCCCGCCAGCAACACACACAACAGTGTTACCGACACCAACGAAGAAATCGACAACAAGCCCTGA
- a CDS encoding ABC transporter ATP-binding protein — MNNSVAVLIARGLRKTYTSGPQSVTVWKDVDIELAAGETLAIVGSSGSGKTTLLNVLGGLDSLDEGQVLLAGEDVHALGEAARTRLRNQSIGFVYQFHHLLPEFSALENVMLPQLLAGIATPLAEQRALECLERLGMASRRDHKPSELSGGERQRTAIARAIVNRPRLVLMDEPTGNLDQQTAAQVEAVMLELIEQVDTAFVLVTHDESLARRMNRCLRLKGQTLVPVEVDAVVASA, encoded by the coding sequence ATGAATAATTCGGTTGCGGTTCTGATTGCCAGGGGATTACGTAAAACCTACACCAGTGGCCCACAGTCGGTCACTGTCTGGAAAGACGTGGATATAGAACTGGCGGCTGGCGAGACGCTGGCGATTGTTGGTTCGTCTGGTTCCGGAAAAACCACCTTGCTGAATGTGCTGGGCGGGCTGGATTCGCTGGATGAAGGACAGGTACTGCTGGCCGGTGAAGATGTTCATGCGCTGGGAGAAGCGGCGCGCACCCGTTTGCGTAACCAGAGTATTGGTTTTGTTTACCAGTTTCACCATTTGCTGCCGGAGTTTTCTGCGCTGGAAAACGTGATGCTGCCACAATTGCTGGCCGGGATTGCGACGCCCTTGGCCGAGCAGCGTGCATTAGAATGCCTGGAACGTCTGGGGATGGCATCGCGGCGTGATCACAAACCGTCCGAATTGTCGGGTGGCGAACGACAGCGTACCGCTATTGCCCGAGCAATCGTCAATCGGCCACGGCTGGTGTTGATGGATGAGCCAACCGGTAATCTCGATCAGCAAACCGCTGCTCAGGTTGAGGCGGTGATGCTGGAGCTGATCGAACAGGTAGATACTGCTTTTGTACTGGTGACTCATGATGAATCACTGGCGCGGCGCATGAATCGCTGTTTGCGGCTCAAAGGGCAAACACTGGTGCCTGTCGAGGTGGATGCCGTGGTGGCGTCGGCCTGA
- a CDS encoding lipoprotein-releasing ABC transporter permease subunit, producing the protein MSLSPGSLPLGIGLRYLSAKRRNHFISFISASSMVGMTLGVAVLILVLSVMNGFDRELRQRILGMVPHGVLYQAGGIQDWQELAARVDQFPGVEASAPLTRLQGMMGANGRVRGVIVTGVAPEAEARVSILPEHMTEGSITDLLPGEYGVLLGDLLARSLNVVVGDKLTLMLPEATLSPAGVIPRVRRLTVVGIFSVGAELDSNLAVIHLQDAAKLGRLNGEAESLRIKFTNLFEAPTLIWQLVNKLDGLYSGSDWTRTQGNLFSAIRMEKTMIGLLLLMIVAVAAFNIISTLVMVVTDKQADIAILRTMGAKPRTIMAIFMVQGLSIGIVGVVLGTVLGVIAALTISDLVAWAEKLFGFQILSSDVYFISYLPSQLLLSDVAVIMSASLLLSFLATLYPSWRASRVQPAEALRYE; encoded by the coding sequence ATGTCGTTGTCTCCGGGCAGTTTGCCGCTGGGAATTGGTCTGCGTTATCTGTCGGCCAAGCGCCGCAATCACTTTATTTCGTTTATATCAGCATCCTCCATGGTGGGCATGACTCTGGGGGTGGCGGTGCTGATTCTGGTGTTGTCGGTGATGAACGGATTTGATCGGGAGTTGCGCCAGCGCATTCTCGGGATGGTGCCACACGGTGTGTTGTATCAGGCCGGTGGCATTCAGGACTGGCAAGAGCTGGCCGCACGGGTGGATCAGTTTCCCGGTGTAGAAGCCAGTGCGCCGCTGACACGACTGCAAGGCATGATGGGGGCGAACGGTCGTGTCAGGGGAGTGATTGTGACGGGGGTGGCACCCGAAGCGGAAGCACGGGTCTCTATTCTTCCTGAACATATGACAGAAGGTTCGATAACCGATCTGTTACCCGGTGAGTACGGTGTGCTGCTGGGTGATTTGTTGGCACGCAGCCTGAATGTGGTGGTGGGTGACAAGCTGACGCTGATGCTGCCAGAGGCAACCCTCAGCCCGGCGGGTGTTATTCCCCGTGTACGGCGGCTGACGGTGGTGGGTATTTTTTCCGTCGGTGCCGAACTGGATTCCAATCTGGCGGTGATTCATTTGCAGGATGCGGCCAAGTTGGGCCGCCTGAACGGTGAAGCCGAGTCGTTACGCATCAAGTTCACTAATCTGTTTGAGGCACCGACATTGATCTGGCAGCTGGTGAATAAACTCGACGGCTTGTATTCCGGCAGTGACTGGACTCGTACCCAGGGCAATCTGTTTTCTGCCATCCGTATGGAAAAAACCATGATTGGTTTGTTACTGCTGATGATTGTTGCGGTGGCGGCCTTTAATATTATTTCTACCCTGGTGATGGTGGTCACCGACAAACAGGCAGATATTGCCATACTGCGCACTATGGGTGCCAAACCCCGTACGATTATGGCGATTTTTATGGTGCAGGGGTTGTCGATCGGAATCGTCGGGGTGGTGCTGGGTACGGTGTTGGGTGTGATTGCTGCCTTGACGATTTCGGATCTGGTGGCCTGGGCGGAGAAGCTGTTCGGTTTTCAGATTCTCAGTTCCGATGTCTATTTTATTTCCTACCTGCCATCACAATTGTTGTTGAGTGATGTGGCGGTGATCATGTCGGCGTCCTTGTTGTTGAGTTTTCTCGCCACACTTTATCCATCCTGGCGCGCTTCTCGAGTACAGCCTGCGGAGGCTCTGCGTTATGAATAA
- a CDS encoding agmatine/peptidylarginine deiminase, with product MPAEWEPQTAVQLTWPTRTSDWAPFLPRIEPVFHALVSCISQHQRVIISCGSDQDASRLRHLYQNHAQVAIFRADNNDTWARDHGPISVYRNGQLTLVDFLFNGWGGKYSHDKDNQISATLQQLGAYGDTQLHAGSWILEGGSLETDGRGTLLTTENCLLNPNRNPTLTKGMIEARLAEDLGIDRVLWLKHGHLQGDDTDAHIDTLARFCSPTSIAYCKARQSDDHYPSLHAMEQELHTLRQRNGQPYQLIPLPLPSPILSSDGERLPATYANFLIINQAILLPIYGVAEDAIAVERIMQAFPSHWVHPINCRPVVEQYGSLHCLTMQIHQETSHV from the coding sequence ATGCCCGCCGAATGGGAACCGCAAACTGCCGTACAACTCACCTGGCCGACCAGAACCAGTGACTGGGCACCCTTTTTACCTCGTATCGAGCCGGTCTTTCACGCCCTGGTTTCCTGCATCAGCCAGCATCAGCGAGTCATCATCAGTTGCGGCTCTGATCAGGATGCCAGTCGTCTGCGGCATCTCTACCAGAATCATGCCCAGGTAGCCATTTTTCGCGCCGACAACAACGACACCTGGGCACGCGACCATGGCCCGATCAGTGTGTATCGCAACGGCCAGCTGACGCTGGTGGACTTTCTGTTTAATGGCTGGGGTGGCAAATACAGTCATGACAAAGACAACCAGATCAGTGCGACACTGCAGCAATTGGGTGCCTATGGCGACACCCAATTACATGCTGGTAGCTGGATTCTGGAAGGTGGCAGCCTCGAAACCGATGGTCGTGGCACCTTGCTGACCACCGAAAACTGCCTGCTGAACCCGAATCGTAACCCCACCCTGACCAAAGGCATGATCGAAGCACGACTGGCCGAAGATCTCGGCATTGACCGGGTATTGTGGCTCAAGCACGGCCATCTGCAAGGCGACGACACCGACGCTCATATTGATACCCTGGCGCGCTTTTGTTCACCAACCAGCATTGCTTACTGCAAGGCTCGCCAGTCCGATGACCACTACCCATCCCTGCATGCCATGGAGCAGGAATTACACACCTTGCGCCAGCGTAATGGCCAGCCCTATCAGCTGATTCCACTGCCGCTGCCCAGTCCGATTCTGAGCAGTGACGGCGAACGCCTGCCCGCCACCTATGCCAACTTTCTGATCATCAATCAGGCCATATTGTTACCGATCTACGGGGTTGCCGAAGATGCCATCGCTGTCGAGCGCATCATGCAGGCCTTCCCCAGCCACTGGGTTCACCCGATCAACTGCCGCCCCGTCGTCGAGCAGTACGGTTCCCTGCACTGCTTAACCATGCAAATTCATCAGGAGACCAGCCATGTCTGA
- a CDS encoding carbon-nitrogen hydrolase has product MSDSTQLQVAAIQQAWHGSQAATLDRTEQLIRDAAAQHARLVCLQELHAGPYFCQHQDAGVFDLAEAIDGPTAQRLGALAAELKLVIVGSIFERRAKGVYHNTALVFDGSAELAGFYRKMHIPDDPGFYEKYYFTPGDADEPGFHPIETSIGKLGVLVCWDQWYPEAARLMALADADILIYPTAIGWEPQEQADENERQTDAWITVQRGHAVANNLPVIAINRIGHEADPTGVTDGILFWGNSFICGGQGEFLAQADRTTEQVLMASIDMGRTEQLRRIWPYFRDRRVDAYGDLTRRYRR; this is encoded by the coding sequence ATGTCTGACTCAACCCAGTTACAAGTCGCTGCTATCCAACAAGCCTGGCATGGCAGCCAGGCCGCCACACTGGATCGTACCGAGCAATTGATTCGGGATGCCGCGGCCCAACACGCCCGACTGGTGTGCCTGCAAGAGCTGCATGCCGGGCCGTATTTTTGCCAGCATCAGGACGCTGGTGTCTTTGATCTGGCAGAAGCCATCGACGGACCCACCGCACAACGCCTGGGAGCACTGGCCGCTGAACTGAAGCTGGTGATCGTCGGTTCCATTTTTGAACGCCGTGCCAAGGGCGTTTACCACAATACCGCGCTGGTATTCGATGGCTCGGCTGAACTGGCCGGTTTTTACCGCAAAATGCACATCCCGGACGACCCCGGCTTCTACGAGAAATATTATTTCACCCCTGGCGATGCGGATGAGCCAGGTTTTCATCCGATTGAAACGTCTATCGGTAAACTGGGGGTACTGGTGTGCTGGGATCAGTGGTATCCGGAAGCCGCCCGTCTGATGGCGCTGGCAGATGCCGACATCCTGATCTATCCGACCGCCATCGGTTGGGAACCCCAAGAACAGGCGGATGAGAACGAACGTCAGACCGACGCCTGGATCACCGTTCAACGGGGTCATGCCGTGGCCAACAACCTGCCGGTTATTGCCATCAACCGTATTGGCCACGAAGCAGACCCGACCGGCGTCACTGACGGCATTCTGTTTTGGGGTAACAGTTTTATTTGTGGCGGCCAGGGTGAATTCCTGGCCCAGGCAGACCGCACCACCGAACAAGTGCTGATGGCCAGCATCGACATGGGCCGTACTGAACAACTCAGACGCATCTGGCCCTACTTTCGCGATCGCCGGGTAGATGCCTACGGCGACCTGACCAGACGTTATCGACGCTGA
- a CDS encoding histidine phosphatase family protein — MTFQNKTYRFAPNSLSSYLQRILLLMILPVTLQADPALTEAQLWQQLQQPGHFLMMRSARAPGFGDPANFDLTDCTTQRNLSDDGEKHASRIGDALRQHGINSAQLFVSQWCRTQDTARLLMLGAINTLAALDKLPHGQDSHRPQQEALDRWISSQTFPTPTMLITHQANITAKTGVHTRSGDLVVLEKEAAGNVTVLGTLHID, encoded by the coding sequence ATGACTTTTCAGAACAAGACCTACCGCTTTGCACCCAACAGCCTGTCTTCATACCTGCAGCGCATCCTGCTATTAATGATCCTGCCCGTTACCCTGCAGGCAGACCCTGCCCTCACCGAGGCCCAGTTGTGGCAACAATTACAGCAACCCGGCCACTTTCTGATGATGCGCTCTGCCCGTGCTCCCGGATTTGGTGACCCGGCCAACTTTGACCTGACCGATTGCACCACCCAGAGAAATTTATCCGACGATGGCGAAAAACACGCCAGCCGCATCGGCGACGCCCTACGCCAGCACGGCATCAACAGTGCGCAACTGTTCGTCAGTCAGTGGTGCCGCACGCAAGACACCGCACGACTGTTAATGCTGGGGGCAATCAACACACTGGCCGCACTCGACAAACTCCCTCATGGCCAGGATAGTCACCGCCCACAACAAGAAGCGCTCGACCGCTGGATCAGTAGCCAGACATTTCCCACGCCCACCATGCTAATCACCCACCAGGCGAACATCACCGCCAAAACCGGGGTACATACCCGTTCCGGTGATCTGGTCGTGCTCGAAAAAGAGGCTGCTGGCAACGTTACCGTGCTGGGGACATTACACATCGATTAA
- the dinG gene encoding ATP-dependent DNA helicase DinG produces MLSQESKERIQALYRECIRKLDLTPRYGQRVMIAEIAKSLGAITTDDKGERNNDSGIVVVEAGTGTGKTLAYLLATLPVAIEQEKKLLISTATIALQEQILDKDLPNLKETISLPFNYALAKGRGRYLCLLKLDKSLQQLSGILSTVDLFEQTPEEQDRELYELMLNQYASGGWDGDRDRWDDEVADNQWSHLTATHRECSNRRCPHFDNCAFFKARSAMEDADIIIANHDLVLSDLSLGGGVVLPAPEKTIYVFDEGHHLADKALNHFRLEFGVRAQRQWLKQLEQGVEQFVAATGLPPSIMHSLQAAPEQCRELNNHFNLLWPLAFDLLGERDRVRFEFGRITENLRDLLNNIKAPLQPLLQGLDKLNDMLQASLDTKGEGEFSLDIAESWQAPMGMMLARAEALWEAVTWMAAAEKEGELPVARWLSKTPFGEDWDIKLSASPIAVADQLRKNLWSRCHGAVVTSATLTALNSFGNLTWETGLPDWAGYHRVASPFDYPNLGQLEVVQLGSDPKSDQFQADIEQWMRTQLDFGKSTLVLFSSRAQLEATRDTFIRDWYEKLLCQGFLPKSEIVRRHKERIDKGEGSIIFGLASFAEGIDLPGNYLTHVVIVKIPFAVPDDPIQAATSEWLESRGRNPFMDLTLPAASIRLVQACGRLIRKETDSGRISILDRRLTSTRYGKLLLDSLPPLRRI; encoded by the coding sequence GTGTTGAGTCAGGAAAGCAAAGAGCGTATTCAGGCCCTGTATCGCGAGTGCATCAGAAAACTCGATTTGACCCCCCGGTACGGTCAGCGGGTGATGATTGCTGAAATTGCCAAGTCGCTGGGGGCCATAACCACCGACGATAAAGGCGAGCGTAATAACGATTCCGGTATCGTGGTGGTGGAAGCTGGCACCGGTACCGGTAAAACCCTGGCGTACTTGCTGGCCACCTTGCCGGTGGCGATCGAGCAGGAAAAGAAACTGCTGATTTCCACTGCCACCATTGCCTTGCAGGAGCAAATTCTCGACAAGGATTTGCCCAACCTGAAAGAAACCATTTCGTTGCCATTCAACTACGCGCTGGCCAAGGGCCGGGGTCGTTACCTGTGCTTGCTGAAGCTCGACAAGTCACTGCAACAGCTGTCAGGGATTCTGTCCACCGTTGATCTGTTTGAACAAACCCCGGAAGAGCAGGATCGTGAACTCTACGAATTGATGCTGAACCAGTATGCCAGTGGTGGTTGGGATGGTGATCGTGATCGCTGGGATGATGAGGTGGCGGACAATCAGTGGAGTCACCTCACGGCCACGCATCGCGAATGTTCCAATCGACGTTGTCCGCATTTCGATAACTGTGCCTTTTTCAAGGCCCGTTCTGCAATGGAAGATGCCGATATTATTATCGCTAACCACGACCTGGTGTTGTCGGATCTCAGCCTGGGTGGTGGCGTGGTGCTGCCTGCGCCGGAAAAAACCATTTATGTCTTTGATGAAGGCCATCATCTGGCCGACAAGGCACTGAATCACTTTCGACTGGAATTTGGCGTGCGTGCCCAGCGTCAGTGGCTAAAGCAACTGGAGCAGGGCGTCGAGCAGTTTGTTGCTGCTACCGGGTTGCCACCGTCAATCATGCATTCCTTGCAGGCTGCTCCTGAACAGTGTCGTGAGTTAAACAATCATTTTAATTTACTGTGGCCGCTGGCATTCGACCTCTTGGGTGAGCGCGACCGGGTACGATTTGAATTTGGCCGTATAACGGAAAATTTGCGCGACCTGCTGAATAACATCAAGGCACCGCTGCAACCACTCTTGCAGGGTCTGGACAAGCTCAACGACATGTTACAGGCCTCGCTGGACACCAAGGGTGAGGGTGAATTCAGCCTGGATATCGCCGAAAGCTGGCAGGCCCCGATGGGGATGATGCTGGCGCGTGCAGAAGCCTTGTGGGAAGCCGTGACCTGGATGGCTGCCGCCGAGAAGGAAGGGGAGTTGCCGGTTGCTCGCTGGCTGTCAAAAACGCCCTTTGGTGAAGATTGGGATATCAAGCTCAGCGCCTCGCCGATTGCAGTGGCAGACCAGTTGCGTAAAAACCTCTGGTCGCGCTGTCACGGTGCGGTGGTGACGTCTGCGACCCTGACGGCGTTAAACAGTTTTGGCAATCTGACCTGGGAAACCGGTCTGCCGGATTGGGCCGGGTATCATCGGGTTGCCAGTCCGTTTGATTATCCGAACCTGGGTCAGTTGGAAGTGGTACAGCTGGGTTCTGACCCGAAGAGTGATCAGTTTCAGGCTGACATTGAACAATGGATGCGGACACAGCTGGATTTTGGCAAGAGCACACTGGTGTTGTTCAGCTCCCGCGCCCAGCTGGAGGCGACCAGAGATACCTTTATTCGGGACTGGTACGAAAAATTATTGTGCCAGGGGTTTTTACCCAAAAGCGAGATCGTGCGGCGTCATAAGGAAAGGATCGACAAGGGCGAAGGCAGTATTATTTTTGGCCTTGCCAGCTTTGCTGAAGGGATCGATTTACCGGGGAATTACCTGACGCATGTGGTGATTGTGAAAATTCCATTTGCCGTGCCGGATGACCCGATTCAGGCGGCAACCAGTGAGTGGCTGGAAAGTCGCGGTCGTAATCCGTTTATGGATCTGACCCTGCCTGCGGCATCGATTCGGTTGGTGCAGGCTTGCGGTCGGCTCATTCGCAAGGAAACCGACAGTGGCCGGATCAGCATCCTTGATCGGCGGCTGACCTCGACCCGTTACGGCAAGTTGTTGCTGGACTCGCTGCCACCACTGCGACGAATCTGA
- a CDS encoding general secretion pathway protein GspB yields the protein MSYILDALKKSQQQRSDGAGDSALTPLLTTPAVAASVEAHLPLSLVVIVFLAVIGAFGLYFFSAGTGSDSYPDKQTTPVAAKPVESEPVPATEAAVVVAPTDGQSTVALQSTPQVQPQLRPEVVRATDFVPAEVKPVVTLAPEPEPEPEPEPVSVTALPAPVVSASSMPRPEAPESQASSSSSSSSIEHRHLPPLSSLRKVPDLIITGHIYSQDSSARTVSMNGREWYEGDLIVPGVFLQTITPTGIVLDVDGYPFSINRNSGWQSIGE from the coding sequence ATGTCGTACATTCTGGATGCGCTGAAAAAATCCCAGCAGCAACGCTCTGACGGTGCAGGCGATAGTGCGTTAACGCCGCTGTTGACGACGCCAGCCGTGGCGGCTTCGGTGGAGGCGCACTTGCCGCTGAGTCTGGTCGTGATTGTTTTTCTGGCTGTGATCGGCGCGTTTGGGCTGTATTTTTTTAGCGCGGGCACGGGTTCTGATTCTTATCCCGATAAGCAAACAACTCCGGTCGCCGCCAAGCCGGTTGAATCAGAGCCAGTGCCTGCTACCGAAGCGGCTGTGGTGGTTGCACCAACAGATGGTCAGTCCACCGTCGCGCTGCAATCAACCCCTCAAGTACAGCCGCAACTGCGTCCGGAAGTGGTGCGTGCTACCGATTTTGTACCTGCTGAAGTAAAACCCGTGGTAACGCTAGCGCCTGAGCCAGAGCCAGAGCCTGAGCCTGAGCCTGTGTCTGTCACCGCGTTGCCAGCACCGGTGGTGTCAGCTTCATCAATGCCGCGCCCGGAAGCGCCAGAGTCACAGGCATCGTCATCGTCATCGTCATCGTCGATTGAACATCGCCATTTGCCGCCGCTGTCGTCGTTACGCAAAGTTCCGGATCTGATCATTACCGGCCATATTTACAGTCAGGACAGCAGCGCCCGCACGGTCTCGATGAATGGCCGAGAGTGGTATGAAGGTGATCTGATTGTGCCAGGTGTATTCTTACAGACCATTACGCCAACCGGTATCGTCCTTGACGTCGATGGTTATCCATTTTCGATTAACCGCAATAGCGGCTGGCAGTCCATTGGGGAGTAG
- a CDS encoding AAA family ATPase, producing MYLDHFSLDRFPFTIAPDPAFLFPSEGHQEALAHLHYALTGHGGLVCLTGEVGTGKTTLCRVFLEQTPADIKTAYLFNPQLSQRELLQALCDELGITYASDASQQALYQRLNRSLLDWYAEGKRVICVIDEAQAMPVPSLEQIRLLTNLETSDNKLLTLILVGQPELREVLMRHELRQLNQRITARYHLKHLSQTETYAYLRHRLATAGCERQVFGEAAAKIIWQGCGGVPRLINSVADRALLGAYARGDADVNGTVARQALAEVLGDAANEPPKERPGAVFSAKILWRLLGAVMLLLVIVGWQWASPSSWRMAVAEWIAPTRPVTSSQLAMSAAPSAVDLEQAIPSSDTIAATPAPSDPVVDERQLAAEDLSRAMGLEAGNCRQLSEAGWQCLWVAWPYSQLKPLRYQAAVYHEGRWQQLTDVDASRLLPTRVIKALVIWQAPSGYHGLIRPGGVSEVVSWVRTQLGVEWHGDWQRIGPTSSSTPAAGPDPAFYDPLLAHAVAQFQVSQGLTADRIIGPQTLLYLQRRAYQAQQGAK from the coding sequence ATGTACCTTGACCATTTCAGTCTTGACCGTTTCCCGTTCACCATTGCGCCAGATCCGGCATTTTTGTTTCCGTCGGAGGGGCATCAGGAGGCGTTGGCACATCTGCATTACGCCTTGACCGGGCATGGTGGTCTGGTCTGCCTGACCGGCGAAGTTGGCACCGGAAAAACGACCCTCTGTCGCGTCTTTCTGGAACAAACACCAGCGGATATCAAAACGGCGTATCTGTTTAATCCGCAGCTTTCCCAGCGCGAATTGCTGCAGGCGCTGTGTGATGAGCTGGGCATAACCTATGCCTCCGATGCCAGCCAACAAGCACTTTATCAACGACTGAATCGTTCCTTGCTGGACTGGTATGCCGAAGGGAAGCGGGTTATCTGTGTAATCGATGAAGCCCAGGCGATGCCGGTGCCATCGTTGGAGCAGATCCGCTTGTTAACCAATCTGGAAACCAGCGATAACAAACTGCTAACGCTGATACTGGTCGGTCAGCCCGAGCTACGTGAGGTGTTGATGCGGCATGAATTACGCCAGCTGAATCAGCGTATCACCGCGCGTTATCACCTCAAGCATTTGAGCCAAACAGAAACCTATGCCTACTTGCGCCACCGGCTGGCCACGGCAGGGTGCGAGCGGCAAGTGTTTGGAGAAGCCGCCGCAAAAATCATCTGGCAAGGCTGCGGAGGTGTGCCACGGTTGATTAACAGTGTTGCTGACCGTGCCTTGCTGGGGGCGTATGCCCGAGGTGATGCCGACGTGAACGGTACGGTCGCCCGTCAGGCACTGGCAGAAGTGCTGGGTGATGCCGCTAATGAGCCACCAAAAGAACGCCCGGGGGCTGTGTTTTCAGCAAAGATTCTATGGCGGCTATTGGGGGCCGTAATGCTGCTGCTGGTTATTGTCGGCTGGCAATGGGCATCGCCTTCTTCCTGGCGAATGGCCGTTGCCGAATGGATTGCACCAACCCGTCCGGTAACATCATCGCAGCTCGCAATGTCAGCAGCACCTTCTGCTGTGGATCTGGAGCAGGCGATACCATCATCGGATACGATTGCGGCTACGCCAGCGCCTTCTGACCCTGTCGTCGATGAGCGTCAGCTGGCGGCAGAGGATCTGAGTCGGGCCATGGGGCTGGAGGCTGGCAATTGTCGGCAATTATCCGAGGCCGGCTGGCAATGCCTCTGGGTGGCCTGGCCCTATTCCCAGCTCAAACCGTTACGTTATCAGGCAGCCGTCTATCACGAAGGGCGCTGGCAACAGCTGACTGACGTGGACGCGAGTCGGCTGCTGCCGACTCGCGTGATCAAAGCGCTGGTGATCTGGCAAGCGCCGTCCGGTTATCACGGACTGATTCGTCCTGGTGGCGTGTCGGAGGTGGTCTCCTGGGTCAGAACCCAGCTGGGTGTTGAGTGGCATGGTGACTGGCAGAGGATCGGCCCAACAAGCAGTAGTACGCCAGCAGCAGGGCCGGATCCGGCGTTTTACGACCCCTTGTTGGCGCATGCTGTGGCGCAGTTTCAGGTGTCTCAGGGTTTGACCGCTGACCGGATTATTGGCCCGCAAACGCTGTTGTATTTGCAGCGGCGGGCCTATCAGGCGCAGCAGGGGGCGAAGTAA